Proteins found in one Pseudomonas sp. P8_241 genomic segment:
- a CDS encoding aldehyde dehydrogenase family protein — protein MTFPTNLDGLYINGQWSAGNEHLRVINPATEALLTTVNGGDDRAVDQAVSAATEAFADWSKTTGAERGAILRRIANGVQAHREKLMHLQSSNNGKPQFEAAIDVDDVIATFEYYAGLAEGLDAKQDSNVELPTDDFSARMRREACGVVGLIVPWNFPMVTTAWKLAPALAAGCCVVLKPSEVTPLPELELAAIIADAGLPAGVFNLVCGTGLAVGAPLSADSRIAKISFTGSNAVGVQVMQRAAETVKGVSLELGGKSSLLVLADADLDLAVEVACGGGFFNAGQMCSATSRVLVADELADEFLTRVKARAEAIRVADPFDPDVEMGALVNQAQYQRVLGHIDRGLSVGAKLVCGGNRPADLPRGYFLQPTVFTEVPLDSALWCEEIFGPVICVRSFTSEAEAIALANDSQFGLVASVVTRNAQTADRVANALQAGLVWINAPQVIFPQTAWGGYKQSSIGRELGPWGLQAFQEIKHVIRAV, from the coding sequence ATGACCTTTCCAACCAACCTCGATGGCCTGTACATCAACGGCCAATGGTCGGCGGGCAACGAACACCTGCGAGTGATCAATCCGGCGACCGAAGCCCTGTTGACCACTGTGAATGGCGGCGATGATCGCGCTGTTGATCAAGCCGTGAGCGCAGCCACCGAGGCTTTTGCCGACTGGTCGAAAACCACCGGCGCCGAGCGCGGCGCGATCCTGCGCAGGATCGCCAATGGCGTGCAGGCCCATCGCGAAAAGCTGATGCACTTGCAATCGAGCAACAACGGCAAGCCACAGTTCGAAGCCGCGATTGATGTCGATGATGTGATCGCCACGTTCGAGTACTACGCCGGTCTGGCCGAGGGACTGGACGCCAAGCAAGACAGCAATGTCGAGCTGCCGACCGATGACTTCAGCGCGCGTATGCGCCGCGAAGCCTGCGGTGTGGTTGGTCTGATCGTGCCGTGGAATTTCCCGATGGTCACCACTGCGTGGAAACTCGCGCCAGCCCTGGCCGCCGGTTGCTGCGTGGTACTCAAGCCTTCGGAAGTGACGCCGCTGCCGGAGCTGGAACTGGCCGCGATCATCGCGGATGCCGGGTTGCCCGCGGGCGTGTTCAACCTGGTGTGCGGCACCGGCCTGGCCGTTGGCGCTCCGTTGTCGGCTGACTCGCGCATCGCGAAAATCTCCTTCACCGGCAGCAACGCGGTCGGTGTGCAGGTCATGCAACGGGCGGCGGAAACCGTCAAAGGCGTGAGCCTGGAACTGGGCGGCAAATCTTCGCTGCTGGTGCTCGCCGACGCCGATCTCGACCTGGCGGTGGAAGTGGCCTGCGGTGGTGGTTTCTTCAATGCCGGGCAAATGTGTTCCGCCACCAGCCGCGTGCTGGTCGCCGATGAATTGGCCGATGAATTCCTCACACGGGTGAAGGCCCGTGCCGAAGCAATTCGCGTGGCCGACCCGTTCGACCCGGACGTGGAAATGGGCGCGCTGGTCAATCAGGCGCAATACCAGCGCGTACTCGGCCACATTGATCGTGGTCTGAGCGTTGGCGCCAAGCTGGTTTGCGGTGGCAATCGCCCGGCCGACCTGCCGCGCGGATATTTTTTACAGCCGACGGTGTTCACCGAAGTGCCCCTCGACAGTGCGCTGTGGTGTGAAGAGATTTTTGGTCCGGTGATTTGCGTACGCAGTTTCACCTCCGAAGCCGAAGCGATTGCCCTGGCCAACGACAGTCAGTTCGGTCTGGTCGCCAGTGTGGTGACGCGCAATGCACAGACGGCTGATCGTGTTGCCAACGCGTTGCAGGCGGGGCTGGTGTGGATCAACGCGCCGCAGGTGATCTTCCCGCAGACCGCCTGGGGCGGCTACAAGCAGAGCAGCATCGGCCGTGAATTGGGGCCGTGGGGCTTGCAGGCTTTCCAGGAAATAAAACACGTGATTCGGGCCGTCTGA